A genome region from Chryseobacterium sp. G0186 includes the following:
- a CDS encoding energy transducer TonB: protein MLNKEFKKKFDAENNTFKKQAIKGDFLFFMKKMDSIENTALIGALLKVRNIEDLQILKTPGALSQHLTDKPTAIEKVADYPGGINSLRQEVANLLYVDGVNSDSKTVKTDVVFIVEKDGSVSNVHAEGDNFTFNRQAEIALYSISEKFSPAVVKGDPARFRFRIPLTLTMTD, encoded by the coding sequence ATGCTGAATAAAGAGTTCAAGAAAAAATTTGATGCAGAAAACAATACTTTCAAAAAGCAAGCTATCAAAGGTGATTTTCTCTTTTTTATGAAGAAGATGGACAGCATTGAAAATACAGCCTTAATCGGAGCTTTGCTGAAGGTAAGAAATATTGAGGATCTTCAGATCTTAAAAACACCGGGTGCCCTCTCTCAACATCTTACCGATAAACCTACTGCTATAGAAAAGGTAGCCGATTATCCCGGCGGAATCAATAGCCTGAGACAGGAAGTAGCCAATCTGCTGTATGTAGATGGTGTGAACTCTGATTCCAAAACAGTAAAAACGGATGTAGTATTTATTGTGGAGAAAGATGGAAGCGTCAGTAATGTTCATGCAGAAGGGGATAACTTTACCTTTAACAGACAGGCTGAAATTGCATTATACTCCATTTCTGAAAAATTCTCTCCTGCCGTGGTGAAAGGTGATCCGGCAAGATTCCGCTTCAGAATTCCCTTAACTTTAACGATGACAGATTAG
- a CDS encoding integrase core domain-containing protein produces the protein MERLNKSCRDELLNMYVFKNLQDAEEKANQWWIEYNYNRPHEALGNISPKEYKYKMKQSII, from the coding sequence ATTGAAAGGCTGAATAAAAGCTGTAGAGATGAACTTCTTAATATGTATGTTTTTAAGAACTTGCAGGATGCAGAAGAAAAAGCAAATCAATGGTGGATAGAATATAATTACAACAGACCACATGAAGCACTAGGAAATATAAGCCCTAAAGAGTATAAGTATAAAATGAAACAATCTATCATTTAG
- a CDS encoding helix-turn-helix transcriptional regulator: MKKDFYLTRYALIIKRLESSPATYSQLEDYLLNSFEFQDAGIKSYSIRTLQRDIREISDLFNLSIHNKKKGDNRYYIESRPIMEVDEYNQKLLESFQVSNALNLHPDFSNYIFFESRKPTGVENFYDLFFAIRNKRVVTFEHYNYKNKLMTSRKVHPLALKESKDRWYLIAIDTKDKVLKSFGLDRINYLDVGKNKFREKYNYNFREHFKNAFGVMNLAEQKPQNITLKCSRHQGEYIRSFPLHQSQKETRETPEEIYFEFFLHPTYDFMQEILSYGKEVTVLEPKCLVDDIRNHLQESLNRYLES, from the coding sequence ATGAAGAAAGATTTTTATCTGACAAGATATGCCTTAATTATAAAACGATTAGAAAGTTCTCCGGCCACCTATTCTCAGCTGGAGGATTACCTTTTAAACTCTTTTGAATTCCAGGATGCCGGGATCAAGAGCTACTCTATCCGTACCTTGCAAAGGGATATCCGTGAGATTTCTGATCTTTTCAATCTTTCTATTCATAACAAGAAAAAAGGAGACAACCGTTATTATATTGAGAGCCGCCCGATTATGGAAGTGGATGAATATAACCAGAAACTACTGGAATCCTTTCAGGTGAGCAATGCCCTGAATCTTCATCCTGATTTTTCAAATTATATTTTTTTTGAAAGCCGAAAACCTACCGGAGTAGAAAATTTTTATGATCTGTTCTTTGCCATCCGTAACAAAAGAGTGGTTACGTTTGAGCATTACAACTACAAAAACAAACTGATGACTTCCCGAAAAGTACATCCTCTGGCTTTAAAAGAATCTAAAGACAGATGGTACCTCATCGCCATTGATACCAAGGATAAGGTGTTAAAGTCATTTGGACTGGATAGGATCAATTATCTGGATGTGGGTAAGAATAAATTCCGTGAAAAATATAATTACAACTTCAGAGAGCACTTTAAAAATGCTTTTGGAGTGATGAATCTGGCTGAACAAAAACCTCAGAATATTACATTAAAATGCAGCCGCCATCAGGGAGAATATATCAGAAGTTTTCCGCTTCACCAGTCACAAAAAGAGACCAGGGAAACACCGGAAGAGATTTATTTTGAGTTCTTCCTACACCCTACCTATGACTTTATGCAGGAGATTCTTTCCTACGGAAAAGAAGTTACTGTTCTGGAACCGAAATGTTTAGTTGATGACATCCGAAATCATCTTCAGGAATCATTAAACCGATATCTTGAGAGCTAA